A window of the Candidatus Omnitrophota bacterium genome harbors these coding sequences:
- a CDS encoding methylenetetrahydrofolate reductase, whose translation MGLREAIKAKKFIVTSETAPPKGTDIFRMVEDARPLAGKVDAVNVTDLQSAVMRLGSLAGCYMLKQAGIDPIFQLTCRDRNRLALSSDLLSASALGIGNVLILTGDHPASGDHPGAKPVFDLDAVQLLNVARGLCQGRDMSGNKLNGKPDFCLGAVVNPCAEPIEPELIKMRKKIDSGAQFFQTQAVFDVERFGLFMDKVSKYNVPVIAGIVLLKSAKMALYMNDNVAGIYVPKALIERIDTAADKQKESVGIACGLIGRLKNICDGVHIMPIGWERLVPDIVDRAGI comes from the coding sequence ATGGGTCTAAGAGAAGCCATAAAGGCAAAAAAATTTATAGTAACAAGCGAAACAGCTCCTCCGAAAGGCACTGATATTTTTAGGATGGTTGAAGATGCCAGGCCTCTTGCCGGAAAAGTTGATGCTGTAAATGTTACTGACTTGCAAAGCGCTGTTATGAGGCTTGGGTCTTTGGCAGGCTGTTACATGCTTAAACAAGCGGGCATTGACCCTATATTTCAGCTTACATGCCGTGACAGGAACAGGCTTGCCCTTTCCTCGGATTTGCTTTCAGCATCAGCTCTCGGTATCGGCAATGTCCTGATACTTACAGGAGACCATCCTGCCAGCGGAGATCACCCTGGGGCAAAACCGGTATTTGATCTGGATGCGGTCCAGCTCCTTAACGTTGCCAGAGGCCTTTGCCAGGGCAGGGACATGTCGGGAAATAAGCTTAATGGCAAGCCTGATTTTTGCCTGGGCGCGGTTGTTAATCCGTGCGCGGAGCCCATTGAACCTGAATTGATAAAGATGAGAAAAAAGATTGATTCCGGAGCTCAATTTTTTCAGACACAGGCTGTCTTTGATGTGGAAAGGTTCGGCCTTTTTATGGACAAGGTGTCAAAATATAATGTGCCTGTAATCGCGGGCATTGTATTGCTTAAATCGGCCAAGATGGCATTATATATGAATGATAATGTCGCGGGCATATATGTGCCAAAAGCGCTTATTGAACGCATTGATACTGCCGCGGACAAACAAAAAGAATCTGTCGGAATAGCGTGCGGCCTGATCGGCCGGTTAAAGAATATATGCGACGGGGTGCATATTATGCCTATTGGCTGGGAGAGGCTTGTTCCTGATATAGTTGACAGGGCCGGCATATGA
- a CDS encoding dihydropteroate synthase → MIIIGEKINSTRRHIKEAIAGKRLDVLLEEAGSQLLSGAQYIDINTAASIAKEKDDLIWLLENVQEKFGCGLSIDSPDPGIVKEAIGLCAKRPFVNSITGEKSRIGFMKSFMSCRQCFIIALSINDDGIPDDVEGRVSVAEEIIKYAALQGVDRRDVFIDPLVKPVSTEPGQARCFLEAVKILKGKGISCIGGLSNISFGLPRRDILNAVFIRLAIDAGIDAAILDPTQKQTGALLSGKDMPKQVFSIAQDAILGKDEYSMNYIKAFRAGLLEF, encoded by the coding sequence ATGATAATAATAGGCGAAAAGATTAATTCAACCCGCAGGCACATAAAAGAAGCCATAGCCGGAAAAAGGCTTGACGTATTGTTGGAAGAGGCAGGAAGCCAATTGTTGTCCGGAGCCCAATATATTGACATAAATACGGCCGCTTCTATCGCGAAAGAAAAAGATGATCTTATCTGGCTGCTGGAAAATGTGCAAGAGAAATTTGGGTGCGGTTTAAGTATTGACAGCCCTGACCCTGGTATCGTGAAAGAGGCTATAGGCTTATGCGCGAAAAGGCCTTTTGTCAATTCTATTACCGGTGAAAAATCCAGGATTGGTTTTATGAAAAGTTTTATGTCCTGCAGGCAATGCTTTATTATAGCGCTTTCCATAAATGACGACGGTATACCCGATGACGTTGAGGGCAGGGTTTCTGTGGCAGAGGAGATAATAAAATACGCGGCTTTACAGGGGGTAGACAGGCGGGATGTTTTTATAGATCCGCTTGTCAAGCCCGTTAGCACAGAGCCCGGCCAGGCGCGCTGTTTTTTAGAGGCGGTTAAAATATTAAAAGGCAAAGGCATAAGCTGCATAGGCGGTTTAAGCAATATTTCATTCGGCCTGCCCAGGCGTGATATTCTTAACGCGGTATTTATCAGGCTTGCCATAGATGCCGGTATAGACGCAGCTATACTGGATCCCACACAGAAGCAGACAGGCGCATTATTGTCAGGTAAGGACATGCCAAAGCAGGTTTTTTCTATTGCCCAGGATGCCATACTCGGAAAAGACGAATATTCAATGAATTACATTAAGGCCTTCAGGGCCGGGCTTTTGGAGTTTTAG
- the panB gene encoding 3-methyl-2-oxobutanoate hydroxymethyltransferase yields MNMIMPDVIKQMKARSEPITLLTAYGYPMARIFDDVGIDIILVGDSVANTELGLESTKYMTMDEMIHHAKAVSRAVRKSLLVGDMPFESYQKDISKAAANAKRFINEAGCGAVKVEWFKYCPEVVRDILDSGIAVMGHIGLTPQTADELGGLKVQGKDVDAANKIIEQAVVLSGLGVFSLVLECVPDVLAKIITETVDIPTIGIGAGPYCDGQALVSYDMLGITRPRKPKFVKQYADIYSQIENAARNYKDEVKRRVFPDREHMYTMNPEEALKLRQSKSKG; encoded by the coding sequence ATGAACATGATTATGCCTGATGTGATAAAACAAATGAAGGCCAGATCAGAGCCTATAACTCTTCTGACGGCTTACGGGTATCCGATGGCCAGGATATTTGATGATGTGGGAATAGATATAATCCTCGTGGGCGACAGCGTTGCCAATACCGAGCTGGGGCTGGAGTCTACAAAGTATATGACGATGGATGAGATGATACATCATGCCAAGGCCGTCTCCCGGGCGGTAAGAAAAAGCCTCCTTGTAGGGGATATGCCCTTTGAGTCCTATCAAAAGGACATATCAAAGGCCGCCGCCAATGCCAAAAGATTTATTAACGAGGCAGGCTGCGGCGCGGTCAAAGTTGAGTGGTTTAAATACTGCCCTGAAGTTGTCCGGGATATATTGGATTCAGGCATTGCTGTTATGGGGCATATAGGCCTTACGCCCCAGACGGCGGATGAACTCGGCGGCTTGAAAGTCCAGGGAAAGGACGTTGACGCCGCGAATAAAATTATTGAACAGGCCGTGGTTTTAAGCGGTCTGGGTGTTTTCAGCCTTGTGCTTGAATGCGTGCCTGACGTGTTGGCAAAAATTATTACCGAGACCGTTGATATACCTACTATCGGTATTGGCGCCGGGCCTTATTGTGACGGGCAGGCGCTTGTTTCCTATGATATGCTCGGCATCACAAGGCCGCGTAAACCTAAATTCGTAAAACAATATGCCGATATATATTCGCAGATAGAGAATGCGGCAAGGAATTATAAAGACGAAGTCAAGCGCCGCGTTTTTCCCGATAGAGAACATATGTATACCATGAACCCGGAAGAGGCGCTTAAATTGCGCCAGTCCAAGAGCAAAGGCTAA
- a CDS encoding cyclodeaminase/cyclohydrolase family protein has product MAKSMGYANKSIKSYLDCLAGPRPVPGGGSASALAGALGCGLLSMVAHFTLSNKGFNGYKERAQKSLKKSENLRAKFTLLIDKDAQAYESLALAFKKYARDSADFQKAVKKAIVPAQKVCDYCYEAAIAALELSYAGKKSILSDIVSAIHDLDAAFETGLTNINSNTRFIKDKSFARSKIQAYSALQKDMKQIKSKILSVIMERMDA; this is encoded by the coding sequence TTGGCAAAATCCATGGGATACGCGAATAAGAGTATAAAATCATATCTGGATTGCCTTGCCGGGCCGAGGCCGGTTCCCGGGGGAGGAAGCGCTTCGGCGCTTGCCGGAGCCTTGGGTTGCGGACTTTTGAGCATGGTGGCCCATTTTACTTTGTCTAACAAGGGTTTTAACGGTTATAAAGAAAGGGCGCAGAAGTCTTTAAAAAAGTCTGAAAATTTAAGAGCGAAATTTACCTTGCTTATTGATAAAGATGCCCAGGCCTATGAAAGCCTGGCATTGGCTTTCAAGAAATATGCCCGGGATTCCGCCGATTTCCAGAAGGCCGTTAAAAAAGCAATAGTTCCGGCCCAAAAGGTGTGCGATTATTGTTACGAGGCGGCTATAGCGGCCCTTGAGCTTTCTTATGCGGGGAAAAAATCTATCCTTTCCGATATTGTTTCAGCTATACATGATCTGGATGCCGCGTTTGAAACAGGATTGACAAACATAAATTCCAATACTCGTTTTATTAAAGACAAGTCTTTCGCCCGTTCAAAGATACAGGCTTATTCCGCTCTGCAAAAAGACATGAAGCAGATAAAGTCCAAGATATTGTCGGTTATTATGGAAAGGATGGATGCCTGA
- a CDS encoding formate--tetrahydrofolate ligase: protein MISDINIAQKARPRPITRIAKDAGINEGELFPYGRHIAKVSLSAYDRLKDKPDGRLILVTSMTPTKHGEGKTSTAVGLAQAFNLLGKKAILCLREPSLGPMFGIKGGACGGGYSQVIPMEDINLHFTGDAYAVSAANNLLCAMLDSSIYFGNKLAVDKNSIQIKRAIDISDRTLRDIRFTIKKGISYKSGFDIIAASEIMAVLALSKNIADLKNRLSRIIAAFSNTKEPVTAKALGAVGAMGALLANALMPNLVQTLEGGPAFVHCGPFANIAHGANSLIAILTGLKLCDYVITESGFGADLGAEKFFDIVCRQGNIKPSLAVLVASKRAVDIQGLPNLKRHIGVIRSFGIEPIVAINRFPSDTIKDIDDIKRACDDFGAESYLSDAVKRGGKGALDLANACIKSIKNRACAFRFLYNTSSGLKEKIKIIATKIYGAGSVWISDRAGKALDTIEDIGLGNLLVNIAKTQFSFSDNHMLKGAPSGWKLKVNDIRVFAGAGFVVPVCGDILLLPGLPKCPAAWGIDVDTLGKIKGLF from the coding sequence ATGATTTCGGATATCAATATTGCTCAAAAGGCGCGCCCGAGGCCGATAACCCGTATAGCCAAAGATGCCGGTATTAATGAGGGTGAGTTATTCCCATACGGCAGGCATATCGCTAAGGTGTCGCTTTCAGCATACGACAGGTTAAAAGACAAGCCTGATGGCAGGCTTATATTGGTCACGTCTATGACCCCTACAAAACACGGGGAAGGCAAAACCTCCACGGCAGTCGGCTTGGCCCAGGCGTTCAATTTATTGGGCAAAAAGGCCATCCTGTGCCTGCGCGAACCGTCTCTTGGCCCAATGTTCGGCATAAAAGGCGGAGCCTGCGGCGGCGGCTATTCACAGGTAATACCGATGGAGGATATAAACCTGCATTTTACCGGTGACGCGTACGCGGTTTCTGCCGCCAATAATCTTTTATGCGCCATGCTTGACAGCAGTATTTATTTTGGCAATAAATTGGCGGTTGATAAAAACAGCATACAAATAAAGCGCGCTATTGATATCAGCGACAGGACACTGCGCGATATACGTTTTACCATCAAAAAGGGCATTTCGTATAAAAGCGGTTTTGATATAATAGCCGCTTCAGAAATTATGGCGGTTTTGGCATTGAGCAAAAACATAGCCGATCTCAAAAACAGGTTGTCCCGGATTATAGCGGCTTTTTCAAATACGAAGGAACCGGTCACGGCAAAGGCATTAGGGGCTGTCGGAGCAATGGGCGCTCTTCTTGCAAACGCTCTTATGCCTAATTTGGTTCAGACCCTGGAAGGCGGGCCCGCGTTTGTGCACTGCGGGCCTTTTGCCAATATCGCCCACGGCGCTAATAGCCTTATAGCTATTCTTACCGGGCTTAAATTGTGTGATTATGTGATTACGGAAAGCGGTTTTGGCGCTGATCTTGGGGCGGAAAAGTTTTTTGATATAGTCTGCAGGCAGGGTAACATTAAACCGTCGCTGGCAGTCCTTGTTGCTTCAAAACGGGCTGTTGATATTCAGGGTTTGCCGAATCTTAAAAGGCATATAGGCGTAATAAGGAGTTTCGGTATAGAGCCTATAGTTGCCATAAACCGGTTTCCATCCGATACGATCAAAGACATTGACGATATAAAAAGGGCATGCGATGATTTCGGCGCAGAGAGCTATTTATCGGATGCCGTTAAGCGCGGCGGCAAGGGCGCCCTGGATCTTGCCAATGCCTGTATAAAATCCATTAAAAACAGGGCTTGCGCGTTTAGATTTTTGTATAATACATCATCCGGGCTGAAAGAAAAAATCAAAATTATCGCGACAAAGATATACGGCGCCGGGTCTGTTTGGATAAGCGATAGAGCGGGAAAGGCATTGGATACAATTGAGGATATCGGCCTTGGAAACCTATTGGTCAATATTGCCAAAACCCAATTTTCGTTTTCTGATAATCACATGCTTAAAGGCGCGCCGAGCGGTTGGAAGCTTAAGGTGAATGATATAAGGGTTTTTGCCGGAGCGGGTTTTGTTGTGCCTGTATGCGGCGATATATTACTTTTGCCCGGTTTGCCGAAATGCCCTGCGGCATGGGGTATTGATGTGGATACTCTTGGGAAGATAAAAGGCCTATTTTAA
- a CDS encoding 2-dehydropantoate 2-reductase, giving the protein MKIAIVGPGAIGCLLAGLLSRQKGRHDVWLLDKHPQRAKKIKESGITIEGVTAAKQSVNITADAKLIGQSELVVIATKSYDTESALASIKPLLSGETNVMSLQNGIGNLQLVSDMVGQDRTVCAITSHGATLISDGRVKHTGKGDTVIGKLDGKLFRDVRHISNALNDAGIMTKTSKDIGNALWSKLIINAGINPLSAICRVPNGVILKREGIKELMRQLVIEAVKVAKKNKIKLIFDDPLAKVESVCQSTADNISSMLQDVLNKKRTEIDFINGAISRYAKNAGIKTPVNDTIVCIIKAIEDSYKEQAGI; this is encoded by the coding sequence ATGAAAATAGCGATAGTAGGCCCCGGGGCGATAGGGTGTTTGTTGGCAGGCTTGCTTTCCAGGCAGAAAGGCAGGCATGATGTCTGGTTGCTGGATAAACATCCCCAGCGGGCTAAAAAGATTAAAGAATCGGGAATTACCATAGAAGGCGTGACAGCCGCAAAGCAAAGCGTTAATATAACAGCTGATGCCAAGCTGATAGGGCAGTCAGAGCTGGTTGTTATAGCAACCAAATCATATGATACCGAATCCGCGCTTGCCTCAATCAAGCCTTTGCTTTCCGGCGAGACAAATGTGATGTCATTGCAGAACGGTATTGGGAACCTACAGCTTGTATCGGACATGGTGGGGCAGGACAGGACTGTCTGCGCTATAACATCACATGGAGCTACCCTGATCTCTGACGGCAGAGTAAAACACACCGGCAAAGGGGACACGGTGATAGGCAAGCTTGACGGAAAGCTTTTCAGGGACGTCCGCCACATATCAAATGCCTTAAATGATGCCGGTATCATGACAAAAACTTCCAAAGATATAGGCAATGCCTTATGGAGCAAGCTTATCATAAACGCCGGTATTAACCCTTTGTCGGCAATATGCCGGGTTCCCAACGGCGTAATCCTTAAGCGCGAAGGCATAAAAGAGTTGATGCGTCAACTGGTTATTGAGGCCGTAAAAGTGGCCAAGAAAAATAAGATAAAGCTTATATTTGATGACCCGCTGGCTAAGGTTGAATCCGTGTGCCAGTCTACCGCCGATAATATTTCAAGCATGCTTCAGGATGTGCTTAACAAAAAACGCACGGAAATAGATTTTATAAACGGCGCCATATCAAGATACGCGAAAAACGCCGGTATAAAAACCCCGGTAAATGACACGATAGTCTGCATTATAAAGGCTATAGAAGACAGCTATAAGGAACAAGCGGGTATATGA
- a CDS encoding HD domain-containing protein produces the protein MNPKIKIESLSTVSLQKKFSVAFILMSLVPILLILFIIHYFQIVPLVEKQLPFFNITILLVVLLSLASFDLVRRSMVSLSRISKNAAIIASGNYDKRVEHANDEEIGQLANSFNKITAELQNKIKQLEQSKKLLQHILNKIGSAVTSTKGIENLLELILQTLIQGTEARSGAIYIVNNEKNRLVMRVSFGVFDPAGKTELAMDQGLTGKALGLKTIETASDIKENALARFEYENKLARESIVVSPLICKDDTLGVIILCDKTRGRSFSSDDTALLSNVSAQTAIAIENFLLNEDAEKTYLETVTALAVAVEAKDPYSRGHIDRVSDYAQRLGREMGLDEEMMKILKNGAVLHDVGKIGVRDEVLKKQGPLNEEEQKEMRQHVIIGVNIIKPIRSMSALSDLVRYHQELYDGTGYPDGLKGEEIPLSARIIKICDAYDAMTTDRPYRKGMSRDDAKKEIEKKSGIEFDPGIVKSFLNVI, from the coding sequence ATGAATCCTAAGATAAAGATAGAAAGTTTATCCACGGTGAGTTTACAAAAAAAATTCAGCGTGGCATTTATTCTCATGTCTTTGGTGCCGATATTGCTGATACTTTTTATTATCCATTATTTTCAGATTGTTCCTTTGGTTGAAAAGCAGCTGCCTTTTTTCAACATTACTATACTTCTTGTGGTATTATTAAGTTTAGCTTCTTTTGACCTTGTCAGAAGAAGTATGGTCTCACTGTCTCGTATCAGTAAAAACGCCGCCATAATCGCAAGCGGTAATTACGACAAAAGGGTTGAACATGCCAATGATGAGGAGATAGGCCAGCTGGCAAATTCATTTAATAAAATTACCGCTGAATTACAGAATAAGATAAAACAACTGGAACAATCAAAAAAACTGCTCCAGCATATATTGAACAAGATAGGTTCAGCGGTTACATCAACTAAGGGTATAGAAAATCTTCTTGAGCTTATATTGCAGACTCTGATCCAGGGCACAGAGGCCAGATCGGGGGCCATATATATTGTAAACAATGAAAAGAACAGGCTTGTGATGAGGGTTAGTTTTGGGGTATTTGACCCTGCCGGAAAAACTGAACTGGCTATGGATCAGGGCCTGACCGGTAAAGCGCTTGGATTAAAAACCATAGAAACCGCATCCGACATCAAAGAAAACGCGCTTGCGCGGTTTGAATATGAGAATAAATTGGCCCGGGAATCTATCGTTGTTTCGCCGCTGATTTGTAAAGACGATACTTTAGGCGTAATTATATTGTGCGATAAAACGCGTGGCCGGTCTTTTAGCAGCGACGACACGGCCTTATTATCAAATGTCTCGGCCCAAACCGCTATAGCTATAGAAAACTTTTTGCTTAATGAAGACGCTGAAAAGACCTATCTTGAGACCGTGACCGCCCTGGCTGTTGCGGTTGAAGCAAAAGACCCTTATAGCAGAGGCCATATTGACAGGGTATCTGATTATGCCCAAAGGCTTGGCAGGGAAATGGGCCTTGATGAAGAGATGATGAAGATACTTAAAAACGGAGCTGTATTACACGATGTGGGAAAGATAGGGGTAAGGGATGAGGTTCTGAAAAAACAAGGCCCGTTGAATGAAGAGGAACAGAAAGAGATGAGACAACATGTGATAATCGGCGTAAATATAATAAAACCGATAAGAAGCATGTCGGCCCTATCAGATTTAGTGCGCTATCATCAGGAGCTCTATGACGGCACCGGTTATCCGGACGGGCTCAAAGGCGAAGAGATACCCCTGTCGGCAAGGATAATAAAGATTTGCGATGCCTATGATGCCATGACGACGGATAGGCCATATCGCAAGGGAATGAGCAGGGATGATGCCAAAAAAGAAATTGAGAAAAAAAGCGGTATAGAATTTGACCCGGGAATAGTAAAAAGTTTCCTGAATGTGATATGA
- the trmD gene encoding tRNA (guanosine(37)-N1)-methyltransferase TrmD has protein sequence MNIHILTLFPGMFSSVFSESILKRGRASGRLRIDIHDIRKYSLNRHKKVDDKPFGGGPGMVLQCQPVIDALQSIKRACPKARAVLMGPRGSVLNQDLCNNLARQESLILVCGHYEGVDERIRDYVSDEISIGDYVLTGGELAAMVVIDAVARLVPGVLGDLGSNTDESFISGLLEYPHYTRPADYKGKKVPAVLLSGNHSAIDKWRKFESIRKTINQRPDMIKHMAQLDITAGA, from the coding sequence ATGAATATACATATACTCACGCTTTTCCCGGGAATGTTTTCCTCCGTGTTTTCAGAATCAATTCTTAAGCGCGGCAGGGCTTCGGGCAGGTTAAGGATAGACATACACGACATCAGGAAATATTCTCTTAACCGGCATAAAAAAGTGGATGATAAGCCTTTTGGCGGCGGGCCGGGCATGGTTTTGCAATGTCAGCCGGTTATAGACGCTTTACAAAGCATAAAACGCGCCTGCCCAAAAGCCAGGGCCGTACTTATGGGGCCTAGGGGTAGTGTATTGAATCAGGATTTGTGCAATAATCTTGCCAGGCAAGAATCGTTGATATTAGTGTGCGGGCATTACGAAGGGGTGGACGAGAGGATCAGGGATTATGTTTCTGATGAAATTTCTATTGGCGACTATGTGCTGACAGGAGGAGAGCTTGCCGCAATGGTTGTCATTGACGCGGTGGCGCGGCTGGTTCCCGGCGTTCTCGGAGACCTTGGTTCAAACACGGATGAGAGCTTTATAAGCGGCTTGCTGGAATATCCGCATTATACCAGGCCCGCGGACTATAAAGGCAAAAAGGTCCCCGCCGTGCTTTTATCGGGAAACCACAGCGCGATAGACAAGTGGAGGAAATTTGAATCTATACGTAAAACCATAAACCAGAGACCTGATATGATAAAGCATATGGCGCAATTAGACATAACGGCGGGCGCATAG
- a CDS encoding bifunctional 5,10-methylenetetrahydrofolate dehydrogenase/5,10-methenyltetrahydrofolate cyclohydrolase has translation MPARILDGKLRAGEIKRRLKEEIAGLKDSLGYAPRLAAVQIGTETPFSLYVNSQKKVAEEIGIEYRLIELPASCKEKDLVDSILSLNDDESINGIILQSPLPGRFDMVKLSSFVSSDKDAEGVNPENKGKLLLNSYKVVPPTASAVMELLAISGEQLKGREAVIIGHSGIVGKPLAMLLLDRLCTVTVCHVETYNRGMLLEHIRRAEVLVVSVGKPELVKGEWIRPGAVVIDVGINMIKDKIVGDVEYSKALGRASHISPVPGGVGPLTTIILMRNCIELFKRQVNAL, from the coding sequence ATGCCGGCCAGAATACTTGATGGCAAACTAAGGGCCGGCGAGATCAAACGGCGCCTGAAGGAAGAGATAGCCGGGTTAAAAGACTCTTTGGGGTATGCCCCGCGGCTTGCCGCTGTCCAGATAGGTACCGAAACCCCTTTCTCGTTATATGTGAATTCGCAGAAAAAAGTTGCCGAAGAAATAGGCATAGAATACAGGCTTATAGAATTACCCGCTTCCTGCAAAGAGAAAGACCTTGTTGACAGCATTTTATCCCTAAACGATGACGAGTCAATAAACGGTATTATCCTGCAATCCCCTTTGCCCGGCCGTTTTGATATGGTAAAACTCTCCTCTTTTGTATCATCCGACAAAGATGCCGAAGGCGTTAATCCCGAAAATAAAGGTAAGCTTCTGCTTAACTCCTATAAGGTGGTGCCGCCTACGGCATCGGCTGTTATGGAATTGCTTGCCATTTCAGGAGAACAGTTAAAGGGCCGGGAAGCGGTCATTATAGGCCACAGCGGGATTGTTGGAAAGCCGCTCGCCATGCTTTTGCTTGACAGGTTATGCACAGTAACCGTATGCCATGTAGAGACCTATAACAGGGGCATGCTTTTAGAGCATATCAGGAGAGCGGAGGTGCTTGTTGTTTCTGTCGGCAAACCGGAGCTGGTTAAGGGTGAATGGATAAGGCCGGGGGCCGTGGTTATTGATGTCGGAATAAATATGATTAAAGACAAGATAGTAGGTGATGTAGAATACAGCAAAGCCTTGGGCAGGGCTTCTCATATCTCTCCGGTACCCGGAGGCGTCGGCCCTTTGACGACAATTATACTTATGAGAAATTGTATAGAACTTTTTAAACGGCAGGTCAACGCGCTATGA
- the rplS gene encoding 50S ribosomal protein L19, with protein sequence MDKIKMVEEKYTKKGLTQFSVGDTLKVFVKIVEEDKQRLQAFEGIVIARKGSGTGETFTLRRVSYGEGLERTFPLHSPSIDKIELIKRGRSRRAKLYYLRSKVGKKTVIEEKIGQDAKQ encoded by the coding sequence ATGGATAAGATAAAAATGGTTGAAGAAAAATATACCAAGAAAGGCCTGACACAATTTTCAGTCGGAGACACCTTGAAAGTATTTGTTAAGATCGTTGAAGAGGACAAGCAGAGGCTGCAGGCCTTTGAAGGTATTGTGATAGCCAGAAAAGGCTCCGGCACGGGAGAGACGTTCACATTGAGGCGCGTTTCCTATGGAGAAGGCCTGGAGAGGACGTTTCCCCTCCATTCTCCGAGCATTGATAAGATTGAATTGATCAAGCGCGGACGGTCAAGGCGGGCCAAGCTCTATTATCTTAGAAGCAAAGTCGGTAAGAAGACGGTAATTGAGGAAAAGATTGGCCAGGACGCGAAGCAATAA
- a CDS encoding ribonuclease HII: MRKRLARTRSNNCLIGEELKAKAGGYKFIAGIDEAGRGPLAGPVVAASVILKSYDFSCAIDDSKRLSPSARQLAYGQILNKAFIGIGIVAEDDIDRINIYQATMVAMRMSVLNLCIRPDLLLIDGNMRLRIQVDQRCIIRGDQKSLSIACASIIAKVTRDRLLKFYDQIFPEYGFARHKGYGTASHMLAIRRIGYSPVHRRSFGNNIGITTGQL; the protein is encoded by the coding sequence TTGAGGAAAAGATTGGCCAGGACGCGAAGCAATAATTGCCTGATAGGCGAAGAATTAAAGGCAAAGGCCGGTGGTTATAAATTTATTGCCGGTATAGATGAAGCCGGCAGAGGGCCTTTGGCCGGCCCCGTTGTCGCGGCTTCAGTGATACTTAAGAGCTATGATTTTTCTTGCGCGATTGACGATTCAAAAAGGCTTTCTCCATCCGCGCGCCAACTGGCCTACGGGCAGATATTAAATAAGGCGTTTATCGGAATAGGTATTGTAGCGGAAGACGATATTGACAGGATTAATATATACCAGGCCACAATGGTTGCGATGCGGATGTCCGTACTGAATCTATGTATTAGGCCGGATTTGTTATTGATTGACGGCAATATGCGCTTAAGGATCCAGGTTGACCAAAGGTGCATAATCCGCGGTGACCAAAAAAGCCTGTCCATAGCCTGCGCTTCTATTATAGCAAAGGTGACCAGGGACAGGCTTTTAAAATTTTATGACCAGATATTTCCCGAATATGGTTTTGCCCGTCATAAAGGGTATGGGACCGCGTCTCATATGCTTGCTATCAGGCGAATAGGATATTCCCCTGTGCATAGGCGAAGTTTCGGCAATAATATTGGCATAACCACAGGACAGCTATGA
- a CDS encoding methylenetetrahydrofolate reductase C-terminal domain-containing protein, with protein MIVTRKKETEVILGMLKGYKSVFLIGCAQCATMCKTGGEQQLCDMQALLEAEGKVATGKAILDPACHLVKVKQFAYQNKDAIKGADAILALTCGDGVQAIKDGIMGKTVLPALDTLFLGEFERGGHFSQKCVLCGECIIDKTDAICPITMCAKGLLNGPCGGSKNKKCEVDREKDCAWILIYERLKVLRKLENMEKIACPRDYSLQSRPQKVIV; from the coding sequence ATGATAGTCACGAGGAAGAAAGAGACAGAAGTTATTTTGGGAATGCTTAAAGGTTATAAGTCTGTATTCCTGATAGGTTGCGCGCAATGCGCTACCATGTGCAAGACCGGCGGCGAACAACAGCTTTGCGATATGCAGGCATTGCTTGAGGCAGAAGGCAAGGTTGCAACAGGTAAAGCCATACTTGACCCGGCCTGTCATCTCGTTAAGGTAAAGCAATTCGCCTATCAGAACAAAGACGCCATAAAGGGCGCGGATGCCATATTGGCCCTTACATGCGGCGACGGAGTGCAAGCTATAAAAGACGGTATTATGGGCAAAACGGTCCTACCGGCGCTTGATACTCTTTTTTTAGGAGAATTTGAACGCGGCGGGCATTTTTCGCAGAAGTGTGTCCTTTGCGGCGAGTGTATTATTGACAAGACGGATGCCATATGTCCGATAACGATGTGCGCCAAGGGTTTGCTTAACGGCCCATGCGGCGGTTCCAAAAATAAAAAATGCGAGGTTGACAGGGAAAAGGATTGCGCGTGGATACTGATATATGAAAGGCTTAAGGTATTGCGCAAACTGGAGAACATGGAAAAGATAGCTTGTCCCCGCGATTATTCGTTGCAGTCAAGGCCCCAAAAGGTGATAGTTTGA